ATGTGAGGGTTCTTGAGATGAGTAATGAGAATGGATATAAGTATTCCCTCCTGAAATCTCAAGAGTTTCAAGCATAAAGATAAATGAATCAGTGAAATGGGCAGTGTTAGTTTCTCAGGTGTTGAAATGCTGACTGACACTCTCCTGACAGCCCTGTTGAGTTTAACCGCTAGCATTTATTCTGCAGGTGTATGAAGATGTTTTACATTCCTGAGTTTACTAAATATCCTTAACTCTCATGACATATGAGacaaaaatggttttatttgattaaagtCGATTTTTAAGCACATGTCTGTCTTCAAGTGTGGTTTTGATGGGAAGCTCTTAAAACatttgaaggttttgtttgtttgtcaggGTGTGCGTGCTGGGAAACCGGACTCTGGTTTGGAAAGGCTTCGATGTGTGCGCCAAAGTCATGGAGAGCGAAAACACGACGGTCACCACCAAACTCTGGAGCCTCTTCTGCGATTCTGAGTTTCTGAACGCAACCTGTGACTCTTATTTCACCAACAACAACGTCACAGAGATCCAGGGCATTCCGGGGGTCACCAGCGGCATTCTGTGGGGTAAATATCAACCTGTTTGCATGAAGTCATGAGAGTAAATCacataatgacatcatcacaacaaACCGAGTCATAACCAAACTACAGGAGATATTTCATTCACTTACACGTTAGAAACACAACTTAATGAAAAATACACAATGAGTTAACATCACAGCCATAATACCTGTACGACACAGAACAGTTTGAATGAATGTGTCAGCTGGAGCGacagaaatataccgtaaaataaTAGCTTTTGCCTGTAAATTTACAGGATATacaatagaaatataaaaatatttcccCTGCTTTTCTATATCTATATCTAAATTTTCTGTCTAtatctgtaattttacagtttagaCCGTATttaaacttgttaaaaaactgcAATTTTCTGGCAGTTTGGGGTGccagaaatacataaaaaaaatcaaaaaatgtacatggataaaataaagaaaagacaacaggaaaaataatgtaaaattacgtagttgttttttacagtgatgtCAACAAAATTGTTCATCTGTATCATCTGTGgatattttcttaaattcatAAAAGATTTTTAGACCGTCATTCTTGGTGTGAACGGACCTTTATTATTACAAACTTCACCTGTTCAGATCAATGTTTCCAGAAAAAACTCAAGTTTGTTTATTGCTCACTTTTGCATATGGACTCAAAGATGACATGATCAAAAGTTCATTCAGTTTGATGACTTGGGTTGATTTGTtcattcttgtgtttgtcttttagAGAATCTCTTTGGGAACTACATGGAGAAGGGGTCTTTCATTGAGAAGACTGGACTCTCTTCTGTAATGGATGCAGAATCTGTCCCCACCAACACCAATCGTTACGTTCTGGCAGATATCTCTTCATTCTTCACAATGCTGGTGGGGATTTACTTCCCGTCTGTAACAGGTCCGTCTCTGAGCTTTAAAAAACTCCATACGTACGATCATTTTGTACTGTGATGTTAAGTGTTTTTCTCATGATTACACATTTCTAATAGTATATAAACCCGCTTTGTAATTGTTGTATTTCATAGaatcataaaacaataaatatgctTTTCAAAATGAAGACAAGAATGATTGTGACGTCTTGTTCTTGCGTGAAACGTGCTGAACTGTGGGTAATCTCTTGAACACCAGATGATGTCATTAGTTTGGACTTCATATGACGTCAAATGGCAaaggcttttttattttatataattttattttatatatacaatgGCACTTCAATTATTTTGGGACCATTAAACACCTTCTGAATGCATGCATGTGATGTGACTGTCAGATTGACGCCACACATTCATTCAAACTGTTCTGTGTGGTACACAGGTATCATGGCTGGATCGAACCGTTCTGGTGACCTGCGTGACGCTCAGAAGTCCATTCCCATCGGCACCATACTGGCCATCACCACAACCTCCATCATCTGTATCCTTTGTGTGTAAACACACATAGAGCTCCACCTGCTGGACACAGTCTGACAACACACCCTCCTCTGATACACCTGAGCAGTAGAATGTGTGTACGAAAATATTGTATAGGAGAAGGTGAACATTTTAAGCCTGTAAATTAACACTCAAATTAATACTTCATTATATTttgtatgaaataaaaagacacaaacactATAAGCAGCTCTCAGATTAGAGGATCTGAAGttgaatgttgttttctttgacTGGAGTGTTCAGATATGTCCAGtgtgatgttgtttggttcttGTATTGAAGGAGCAGTTCTGAGGGATAAGTACGTGTGTCTGTCATTTAagttgaaatgtgtttttagtgAATGAGAGGACGATAAACAGTGTGTTTCAGGTTCGGTGAGGCGGTCAAAGGGAATCTGGTTATTGGGACTCTGGCGTGGCCGTCGCCGTGGGTCATCGTCTTCGGTTCTTTCTTCTCCACCTGTGGGGCGGGGCTTCAGAGTTTGACTGGCGCTCCTCGTCTTCTACAGGCCATAGCTCGAGACGGCATTGTGCCCTTTTTGAGagtatgtacacacacaaacacatttgaacTATGTTCTGGTCTTTAGACTTGTGCATAAAGTGTGGTCCATTCTGTTGATTTAAGTTTCTTAAATGAACTCtgaatatatttgatatattctgATGCGGTGAGattttgtgtttaactgtgtgtgtgtgttacaggtgtTCGGTCACGGGAAAGCAAACGGAGAGCCCACCTGGGCGCTGCTGCTGACCGCTTGTATCTGTGAGAGTGGAATCCTAATCGCCTCCTTAGATTCCGTCGCTCCCATTCTCTCGATGTAAAAACTTACATACGCACATCTATACGTCATAACTACAGGAATCGTTTTCAAAAATCTgccatttacacaaaaataagttGTTGAGGAAGTACAACAAAATCAGTGTTGAGAACTTTAAGTGTAAAATAAACGAAACTCACCTCATGAACAAAATATTATAGTATGTTGTTGTATTTACTAGTTCCTATAGGGGTTTTGAACTTTACTATAGTGAACGCTATagaatactacagtatttgtttttctgttactGTACTAAATGCTATAGTATACTTCAGTTTACTGAAATgtattatagtaaatactacTGTGTACTTCAGTCTACTATGGTTTATTATAGTAATACTATAGTATGCTGCAGATTAGTATTGTAAATACCATAGTGTacttcaatttaattaaaaaatactatAATAAACTGTGGCCAATTGTAGAATAATTTagcatttactatagtatactacaatttactgcagtttattatagtaaatagtatggtacacttacatttactaaaatgtatttttttaaatatattagtaatgtattaaacaatttaatacCGTTTATTGTAGTTAATAGTATAGTATACTGAaattttcaacaacaaaaaattcaattcaatggTGTACTACAATGTACTACAGTTAACATAGTAAATGCTATAGTATTCTACAATTTACTAAAGTTAAATATAGCAAATAGTATAGTAAACTTAAATTTTCTcgaatgtattttaataaataccaAATTAGCCTACTGAATTATACAATTTACCACAGTTTATTTTACAGATGACTACAAGAAATACTATAACAATCTGCAGATTGCTACAGTTTACatagtaaatataatataatttttttttcttgtgggttgttttaatcatttgtcACCTATAGCGATCACATTCATAGATTTAAAGTGTGCGAACACTATTTGTAGGATCTATACTTTATGATGTGATATGAGGctgtagttttttgtttatcGGCACTGACGCTTGTGTTTTTCTCGTAGGTTTTTTCTCATGTGCTACATGTTTGTGAATTTGGCCTGCGCTGTTCAGACTCTGCTCAGAACGCCCAACTGGAGACCTCGCTTCAAGTTTTATCACTGGTGAGCTCAGAGCCCGTTGTGTTCCGGGCTTCAGTGTTCAAACGTTCTGCTAACATCTGCTTCCTCTGCTCTCGCAGGACTCTGTCTTTCCTCGGCATGAGTCTGTGTCTGTCGCTCATGTTCATCTGCTCCTGGTACTACGCCATTGTTGCCATGGTGATCGCCAGCTGTATCTACAAGTATATCGAGTTCTGTGGGTAAGTGGATTGTGACCCGGGTGGGTTGAAGAAGAAAGATTGGAATTGAATGTCAGTCGTTTGACCTGTGAGGATTTCAGATCCCTCATAATCCGCCCTCGCCGACGCTTCGGGATTTGATTAGTTTAGCGGCTGTGCTTTAAAACGCTTCGAAAGTCAAGCCCAACAGTGACCTACAACTGGCCGGAAATTAAGGAGGAGTTCCTACATCAGGAGGACTATAgactatgtgtgtgtggaatagaatagaatctttaccaacagtttttttcagatAGTTATTTCATGACGAAGATTTGAAACCGTGCATGTGACTGGAACACAGTTATATTCCCATGaaaagttttatataaatatacatcaaCATGTCTGGAGCGGTTGAATTGCTGATCGTAGACGTCTGGGGCCCTAAACTAACTTGTGAGGGGCCCTTGAGAAAATAATTACAATGAGATATAAACATAACAGTAACTGTTAAAAACACACTAAGACAACTGAAGACTGAAAGAACTCAAAACTGAAGTGAGAACAATTAGATACCCTAAAAAATTTGATTGACAAAACGCGTGACTCTGGCCCAATCTAGCTGTCAAAAaaactataacacacaaacgCTTTTTTACTGACCAAATGAGggatttaataacaaataaagcaTGATAAATACAGTTGACTTAAGAAAGCTAAGCATACGAAAACACATCAATAACTCTCTACAGTATGTGTGCTGGCACAAACTAAAGATTACGTATTATAACGGGCAAACGATATACGGTGAACAAATACTGAGTTTGTTAATCCATCCTGGAGTATTGTTTTGCAAGTAATTCATTGCATTATTTGGCAAATCTATAATAGTACAAAACCAATGCCACCTTGATATTTTGGCTCACGTTTTTCCGCTCCAGACATGTAGCTCTGTTTTGAAGCCATGGTCATAAGTAAAGAGTCATATCAGCACATCATGCGCATATCATTACCTGTCGCGCCCACTGCATGATATCCGAGTATTTaacagtaattaaataaattaagtattgAAGGGGTCATATGTCGCGAATatgtgtctttctgtctctttggTGTGaatgaatgctcacccagatctgcctgaaacacctggtgtaacccccacaaatcttcatcagttggtggtctgattttactaagaccgcccaaatgtatcctcaagtaaggtggtgtacctgtcagtacaattgaagaggaacctgatgttccaaatatggtcagaggcgttacatttccctcacacgcttgaaatattcgaccaatcactacacactggtgaactggccaatcagagcacacctcgcttttcatagccatgagctttgttcaaaatctgagaggagatacaaacatgtacgTGTGTGAAGAATACAGCGTTTATcaaccttaaatcatgtttacacattgagtcacatgtaaaacaaaccataatattcctttcagctgtgtcatatgactcctttaaaaaataaattccaaAGGATTCCTCTAAAGTTTACTCACCAAGTGATAAAAATAGCATGTTGTTTACAATAGTGTTTTTGATTCGGTACTCAAGGGGGCCCCCCTGGTGGTGATGGGGCCCTGCATTGTCTGCGTATAGGAAGGATCGGCTCATAGTGGTCTAATGATCACACATCTACGTGTTAACTTTATACTTTATGTATAgaccaaatcaaaatgtgtgtgaaaagcagtttgttttgtgttgacagGGCGGAGAAGGAATGGGGTGATGGAATTAGAGGGTTGTCCCTCAGTGCCGCCCGATACGCCCTCATGAGGTTAGAAGAAGGACCTCCACACACCAAAAATTGGAGGTTCGTGTTTACTCACTCAACACACTCACGATACTTATTACTTAAGAAaactattataaataaatgctgcTGTGAAAACATTGCCGAAATATTGCTTTCCTCGTCACAGACCTCAGATCTTAGTTCTGGTCAGTATGGACTCAGAGATGAACGTGGAACAGCCTCGTCTGCTCTCTCTGACCAATCAGCTGAAGGCCGGGAAGGGTTTGACCATCGTGGGAACGGCGCTGGTGGGAACGTACCTGGACAACTTTCCTCAGAGCCAACAGGCTGAACAGGTGACATGCACAGAATACACACCATGTGTTTGGAAATGAagcataaacaacatttaaggGATCCCCAGATAAAGGAATTTCAAGTtgttaaataacatttcttaaacaatattttgaatgcATTAGTGGATTAAAGTCccagtaaaatgaaaaattacaaatcctattttcaaatgaaatattgcagcgtttattgtaaatagtttatcaatgtctgtcgttctcttttaaaaatttgtgtgccctcataatcttcagttaaaatctgaaaatgttttccgccctgaaatgactatccatcatAAATGACGTGTGTTAGACGGCTTAGGCGGAGCAttcgttaactcctcccctttaactgtcagtctgcttcctgttccatttcaaaatgcgactgctgtttttattcatccaatcaaatcgtTGAGAAAAAAAAGCCACACACACTATTTCACATGGAAATGCGTCacaatacagaagtaaaaactatcgcaacttccggttcacggggacttaattaaacatttacttGTTGAAATTTCAGATCCAGATTCCCAGTTTTAAGagtgttttattaacattataatTGTGTTATCAAAATGATTTTCCTGAATGTTTTAATTGTCCCATTTACAATGTAACAATGTCATTTTTGTACGAACACTTTTACAACGTTTACATTCttattaagcatttttgtctCCTTTTTTAGTGAAAATATCTGAAATTTCTTCAATGTACAATgacttgacaagaaaagtgaccaaaGATATCTGgtcttgtttattaaaaaatgatataagaatgaagtaagtttatggtaaaaacaagtCAAAAAATCTGACCATAGTGTGagaaaaatacactttaatttAGTTTGACCTTTTCTCAAGTAtctaattcaagtttattttttaaataaataaaaatgtaaatgtctgattttttttcatgttgtgtttctcagtCATATTTCTCTCACTTTGATGCTTGTGATTTCTCACACAGTCTCTGAGGAAACTGATGGAGACAGAGAAGGTTAAAGGCTTCAGTCAGGTGGTAATCTCCTCCAACTTGAGAGACGCCACCTCACATCTGCTTCAGGCCGGAGGTTTGGGTGGTCTTCAACACAACACGGTTCTTGCCAGCTGGCCACGCAACTGGAAACAGACCGAGGACCATCAGAGCTGGAGAAACTTCATCGGTGGGTGACCGAGACGTGATGAGATCTCACTGATAATGGTTGGAAAAAAACTGGTCAAGAGCTCCGGAAAGGGATTTCTCACGCATTTCAGGAGAAACATTTGGGACATGAAGTGGTTctcacaaaaacaaactgaacATTTTTCCTTATTTAACTCAGAGATTTTCCCTCGGGCAGTTGTGTTACATCGCATGTGTTATTGTGCGTGTTATGAACTGATCTCTGAACAGCTGAAGGTGCGAGACAGCAGCgtcacaaatataataaaaatacctgtttattttacaaatcaCTTATgaaattaatgtttatatttatttttataacgttataaacattttttttcatatcttttaacatttatgtaaaacagTAAACACGTAACAGcagaaaatatgttaaaattctaaaatacaaaaataaataaaaatataattttatgaatatatGTTTATGATGTTATACAAATAAAGACGCTAATAAATAAAGAGAAGGTTCTTTACGTTGATGCcgtagaagaaccattttggtttcacaaagaacGATTCAGtcaaccatctctttcttactcatatatacatatatttataattcagatgtttaaggttctttatggatcccaaaggttcttctatggcaccggacaaccttttgaagcactttttTTGTTCAGAGTGTatttcaaaaactttttgtccACATTCACGCTCATGCCTCTCCATGAAAAAGCTGTTTAAGATCATCACTAACATATACATTATACACTAATGTCCATTCAGAGTTGGTGAGAGAGACCACAGCCGCCAGTAAAGCTCTCCTCGTGCCCAAGAACATCTCGGTGTTCCCGTCGAACGGAGAGAGATTCACTGAGGGTCACATTGACGTCTGGTGGATCGTTCATGACGGAGGAATGCTGATGTTGTTACCCTTCCTGCTCCGCCAGCACAAGGTACTGAATCACTCCAGCGTCTTAGTTTTATCTCTGGATAGAACacgttgttttattttatagagaGCTGTGAATGTGTTTGGTAGGTGTGGAGAAAGTGTAAGATGCGCATCTTCACCGTGGCTCAGATGGATGATAACAGCATTCAGATGAAGAAAGATCTCATGACGTTCCTCTATCATCTGCGTATAGATGCCGCTGTGGAGGTGGTGGAGATGGTACGATGATCTCCTTCTCTCTTCTCTGATTTTAATTTGTCCACCTCAGATTGATATTTGGTTTCTCTGTCCCCCTCAGCACGACAGTGATATATCAGCGTACACATATGAGAAAACTCTGGTGATGGAGCAGCGTTCTGAGATCCTCAAACAGATCAACCTCACTAAGAACGAGCGCGAGCGAGAGGTACGACTCTAACCACACCAGTTGCATACGCCCCGCGCCGGCTTCGCTAACATTCCAGATTTCTCTCTTCAGATTCAGAGCATCGCTGATAGCTCTCGGGGCTCCATCCGTCGTAAGAACCCGGCCGCTGTCAACACCCAGCTGAGCGTGACCGAGGAGGAGCCGGCGGCCAGCAGCAAAGACCAGAAACCAGAAGAAGAGGTACAACAGATTAACTTTCATTCAGCTGTAATTACATTAAAACGTGTATGACTGTGGTATTCAATATTGGCGAAACAGCAATACACACAgagttttttattataaatgaagagttcggttccaaaatgagataacaaatgtttctaaaatctgttttttttactgtgcattccaattcatatcaatcaaactgcatttggtttgttttgatttaagccgtacagctaactaacacaataaaaatacaaattaataataaaaattaaaaaattaaaaaacataataaaatacatgatttttgaaagcACTATGTcgttttgaaaccaaactcttaaaatatttgttttttagttttatttactattttgaATTAagtcttatttttatattcaaatttcattttaaggtatattttttaataattttgttacatgtagattattttttatattgctatatAGTTTACAATCATTTCGGTTTCACTTttagtttagatttttattcctttttctgcaacatttctcattttcatatagttcatgtttttaaaggatATTTGGTCTATGTTTCGTTTGATTTCcattaacagaaatgtctgAATAGTCTTGTTTTTGTTAGCTAATCACTGTTTGTTATAGTATATATCTCTTATATTAGTAATGAACCAGAACACCTGAtgataatgttttaaaactctTCTTTACTATAAAGACGTGAGGTTTTTAAACCTTGTGATCAAGCAATAGTCACCTAACATGTAAAAGTTTAATGCTGGTGTAAGATGTTTGTCCGTGCGGATCTCTGAGAgtttatatttcagttttatccCTCCCGTGTCTTTCACCCTGATATTCTCTGTACACACATACGTGTTTTCCTGCCCCGCCTCTCAGCGCGTGCCTGTTTCCTCATCAAAACAGGAGCAACTCATTCATGACAAGAGTACCACCCCAGCCACCCCAGCCACCCCTCAGTCTCCCACCCCAGAGGCCCTGACCCCCGGCACGGTCGTTCAGATGACCTGGAGTGAGACCAAGTGTGATGGAAAGAAAGTCAAGCCGATGGGAGCCACCACAGAAGAGGCTATTAAAGATTTATTCAACATGAAACCGTAAGTGGAGTGAAACCACTTCACCTGCTAATGGTTCACACTCAACTTACTGCATCCCCATCCGCATTATATCCGTCTTGAATAGTATTAGCAAATAGAATTATTATGACACACATCACAGTATTCTCAAAGTGCCCTAAAAAATGGTCTACTGTTGCCGCTTAAAAgagggcggagtttagtgaTTAATAAAATTCATCACTTAAACTGTTGATATATTtct
This DNA window, taken from Triplophysa dalaica isolate WHDGS20190420 chromosome 6, ASM1584641v1, whole genome shotgun sequence, encodes the following:
- the slc12a5a gene encoding solute carrier family 12 member 5 isoform X2 — protein: MSKRFTVTAGDIQGEVNQLFEGDEPTPGASAQTPGADAKGDSNPKESSPFINSADAEKSQQYDGKNMALFEEEMDTIPMVSSLLSSLVNYSNVTQGSTEHEEAENNEGLRKKPVKAPRMGTLMGVYLPCLQNILGVILFLRMTWMVGIGGVIEAFVIVLMCCSTTMLTAISMSAIATNGVVPAGGSYYMISRSLGPEFGGAVGICFYLGTTYAGAMYILGCIEILLIYIVPQAAIFKMEGLEGPDAEAAMLNNMRVYGTLVLSFMAILVFVGVKYVNKLALIFLACVICSILAVYAGVIKTAFEPPVFPVCVLGNRTLVWKGFDVCAKVMESENTTVTTKLWSLFCDSEFLNATCDSYFTNNNVTEIQGIPGVTSGILWENLFGNYMEKGSFIEKTGLSSVMDAESVPTNTNRYVLADISSFFTMLVGIYFPSVTGIMAGSNRSGDLRDAQKSIPIGTILAITTTSIIYMSSVMLFGSCIEGAVLRDKFGEAVKGNLVIGTLAWPSPWVIVFGSFFSTCGAGLQSLTGAPRLLQAIARDGIVPFLRVFGHGKANGEPTWALLLTACICESGILIASLDSVAPILSMFFLMCYMFVNLACAVQTLLRTPNWRPRFKFYHWTLSFLGMSLCLSLMFICSWYYAIVAMVIASCIYKYIEFCGAEKEWGDGIRGLSLSAARYALMRLEEGPPHTKNWRPQILVLVSMDSEMNVEQPRLLSLTNQLKAGKGLTIVGTALVGTYLDNFPQSQQAEQSLRKLMETEKVKGFSQVVISSNLRDATSHLLQAGGLGGLQHNTVLASWPRNWKQTEDHQSWRNFIELVRETTAASKALLVPKNISVFPSNGERFTEGHIDVWWIVHDGGMLMLLPFLLRQHKVWRKCKMRIFTVAQMDDNSIQMKKDLMTFLYHLRIDAAVEVVEMHDSDISAYTYEKTLVMEQRSEILKQINLTKNEREREIQSIADSSRGSIRRKNPAAVNTQLSVTEEEPAASSKDQKPEEEEQLIHDKSTTPATPATPQSPTPEALTPGTVVQMTWSETKCDGKKVKPMGATTEEAIKDLFNMKPEWENLNQSNVRRMHTALRLNEVIVKKSNEAKLVLLNMPGPPKNKAGDENYMEFLEVLTEGLNRVLLVRGGGREVITIYS
- the slc12a5a gene encoding solute carrier family 12 member 5 isoform X4 yields the protein MVNNLTECEEGEGAANSQGDSNPKESSPFINSADAEKSQQYDGKNMALFEEEMDTIPMVSSLLSSLVNYSNVTQGSTEHEEAENNEGLRKKPVKAPRMGTLMGVYLPCLQNILGVILFLRMTWMVGIGGVIEAFVIVLMCCSTTMLTAISMSAIATNGVVPAGGSYYMISRSLGPEFGGAVGICFYLGTTYAGAMYILGCIEILLIYIVPQAAIFKMEGLEGPDAEAAMLNNMRVYGTLVLSFMAILVFVGVKYVNKLALIFLACVICSILAVYAGVIKTAFEPPVFPVCVLGNRTLVWKGFDVCAKVMESENTTVTTKLWSLFCDSEFLNATCDSYFTNNNVTEIQGIPGVTSGILWENLFGNYMEKGSFIEKTGLSSVMDAESVPTNTNRYVLADISSFFTMLVGIYFPSVTGIMAGSNRSGDLRDAQKSIPIGTILAITTTSIIYMSSVMLFGSCIEGAVLRDKFGEAVKGNLVIGTLAWPSPWVIVFGSFFSTCGAGLQSLTGAPRLLQAIARDGIVPFLRVFGHGKANGEPTWALLLTACICESGILIASLDSVAPILSMFFLMCYMFVNLACAVQTLLRTPNWRPRFKFYHWTLSFLGMSLCLSLMFICSWYYAIVAMVIASCIYKYIEFCGAEKEWGDGIRGLSLSAARYALMRLEEGPPHTKNWRPQILVLVSMDSEMNVEQPRLLSLTNQLKAGKGLTIVGTALVGTYLDNFPQSQQAEQSLRKLMETEKVKGFSQVVISSNLRDATSHLLQAGGLGGLQHNTVLASWPRNWKQTEDHQSWRNFIELVRETTAASKALLVPKNISVFPSNGERFTEGHIDVWWIVHDGGMLMLLPFLLRQHKVWRKCKMRIFTVAQMDDNSIQMKKDLMTFLYHLRIDAAVEVVEMHDSDISAYTYEKTLVMEQRSEILKQINLTKNEREREIQSIADSSRGSIRRKNPAAVNTQLSVTEEEPAASSKDQKPEEERVPVSSSKQEQLIHDKSTTPATPATPQSPTPEALTPGTVVQMTWSETKCDGKKVKPMGATTEEAIKDLFNMKPEWENLNQSNVRRMHTALRLNEVIVKKSNEAKLVLLNMPGPPKNKAGDENYMEFLEVLTEGLNRVLLVRGGGREVITIYS
- the slc12a5a gene encoding solute carrier family 12 member 5 isoform X1, which encodes MSKRFTVTAGDIQGEVNQLFEGDEPTPGASAQTPGADAKGDSNPKESSPFINSADAEKSQQYDGKNMALFEEEMDTIPMVSSLLSSLVNYSNVTQGSTEHEEAENNEGLRKKPVKAPRMGTLMGVYLPCLQNILGVILFLRMTWMVGIGGVIEAFVIVLMCCSTTMLTAISMSAIATNGVVPAGGSYYMISRSLGPEFGGAVGICFYLGTTYAGAMYILGCIEILLIYIVPQAAIFKMEGLEGPDAEAAMLNNMRVYGTLVLSFMAILVFVGVKYVNKLALIFLACVICSILAVYAGVIKTAFEPPVFPVCVLGNRTLVWKGFDVCAKVMESENTTVTTKLWSLFCDSEFLNATCDSYFTNNNVTEIQGIPGVTSGILWENLFGNYMEKGSFIEKTGLSSVMDAESVPTNTNRYVLADISSFFTMLVGIYFPSVTGIMAGSNRSGDLRDAQKSIPIGTILAITTTSIIYMSSVMLFGSCIEGAVLRDKFGEAVKGNLVIGTLAWPSPWVIVFGSFFSTCGAGLQSLTGAPRLLQAIARDGIVPFLRVFGHGKANGEPTWALLLTACICESGILIASLDSVAPILSMFFLMCYMFVNLACAVQTLLRTPNWRPRFKFYHWTLSFLGMSLCLSLMFICSWYYAIVAMVIASCIYKYIEFCGAEKEWGDGIRGLSLSAARYALMRLEEGPPHTKNWRPQILVLVSMDSEMNVEQPRLLSLTNQLKAGKGLTIVGTALVGTYLDNFPQSQQAEQSLRKLMETEKVKGFSQVVISSNLRDATSHLLQAGGLGGLQHNTVLASWPRNWKQTEDHQSWRNFIELVRETTAASKALLVPKNISVFPSNGERFTEGHIDVWWIVHDGGMLMLLPFLLRQHKVWRKCKMRIFTVAQMDDNSIQMKKDLMTFLYHLRIDAAVEVVEMHDSDISAYTYEKTLVMEQRSEILKQINLTKNEREREIQSIADSSRGSIRRKNPAAVNTQLSVTEEEPAASSKDQKPEEERVPVSSSKQEQLIHDKSTTPATPATPQSPTPEALTPGTVVQMTWSETKCDGKKVKPMGATTEEAIKDLFNMKPEWENLNQSNVRRMHTALRLNEVIVKKSNEAKLVLLNMPGPPKNKAGDENYMEFLEVLTEGLNRVLLVRGGGREVITIYS
- the slc12a5a gene encoding solute carrier family 12 member 5 isoform X3, yielding MVNNLTECEEGEGAANSQAVTITCPPKKGDSNPKESSPFINSADAEKSQQYDGKNMALFEEEMDTIPMVSSLLSSLVNYSNVTQGSTEHEEAENNEGLRKKPVKAPRMGTLMGVYLPCLQNILGVILFLRMTWMVGIGGVIEAFVIVLMCCSTTMLTAISMSAIATNGVVPAGGSYYMISRSLGPEFGGAVGICFYLGTTYAGAMYILGCIEILLIYIVPQAAIFKMEGLEGPDAEAAMLNNMRVYGTLVLSFMAILVFVGVKYVNKLALIFLACVICSILAVYAGVIKTAFEPPVFPVCVLGNRTLVWKGFDVCAKVMESENTTVTTKLWSLFCDSEFLNATCDSYFTNNNVTEIQGIPGVTSGILWENLFGNYMEKGSFIEKTGLSSVMDAESVPTNTNRYVLADISSFFTMLVGIYFPSVTGIMAGSNRSGDLRDAQKSIPIGTILAITTTSIIYMSSVMLFGSCIEGAVLRDKFGEAVKGNLVIGTLAWPSPWVIVFGSFFSTCGAGLQSLTGAPRLLQAIARDGIVPFLRVFGHGKANGEPTWALLLTACICESGILIASLDSVAPILSMFFLMCYMFVNLACAVQTLLRTPNWRPRFKFYHWTLSFLGMSLCLSLMFICSWYYAIVAMVIASCIYKYIEFCGAEKEWGDGIRGLSLSAARYALMRLEEGPPHTKNWRPQILVLVSMDSEMNVEQPRLLSLTNQLKAGKGLTIVGTALVGTYLDNFPQSQQAEQSLRKLMETEKVKGFSQVVISSNLRDATSHLLQAGGLGGLQHNTVLASWPRNWKQTEDHQSWRNFIELVRETTAASKALLVPKNISVFPSNGERFTEGHIDVWWIVHDGGMLMLLPFLLRQHKVWRKCKMRIFTVAQMDDNSIQMKKDLMTFLYHLRIDAAVEVVEMHDSDISAYTYEKTLVMEQRSEILKQINLTKNEREREIQSIADSSRGSIRRKNPAAVNTQLSVTEEEPAASSKDQKPEEERVPVSSSKQEQLIHDKSTTPATPATPQSPTPEALTPGTVVQMTWSETKCDGKKVKPMGATTEEAIKDLFNMKPEWENLNQSNVRRMHTALRLNEVIVKKSNEAKLVLLNMPGPPKNKAGDENYMEFLEVLTEGLNRVLLVRGGGREVITIYS